A region from the Maridesulfovibrio bastinii DSM 16055 genome encodes:
- a CDS encoding phosphatase PAP2 family protein, producing the protein DNYKLSQVLLMQIFDSIVGMTLAVILIVGGYQFYFLPQRKKILAPRELGTKFDEMIPFQPRWVWVYSGLYYPIIIFIVLTMNSLKQFAYTAFSYIILLGLQIIIFMLFPVKTPKHWRNYDPLESKSTRFLSFVHHFDDTTNCFPSMHVSVATLTSLHIYTNCGQGLFVAILASLFSILIAISTLFTKQHYIIDIPAGVILGYISFKIFITLANNFI; encoded by the coding sequence GATAACTACAAATTATCGCAGGTGTTGCTTATGCAAATTTTTGATAGCATTGTCGGAATGACACTAGCTGTCATCTTAATTGTTGGCGGTTATCAATTCTATTTTTTACCACAGAGAAAAAAAATATTAGCTCCAAGAGAGTTAGGAACAAAATTTGATGAGATGATTCCTTTTCAACCCCGTTGGGTATGGGTATATTCTGGATTATACTACCCTATTATTATTTTTATTGTTCTTACTATGAACTCTTTAAAACAGTTTGCATACACGGCCTTTAGCTATATAATTCTTCTGGGACTACAAATTATTATTTTTATGTTATTTCCTGTAAAAACTCCTAAGCATTGGAGAAACTATGATCCTTTAGAATCTAAATCTACTCGTTTTCTATCTTTTGTTCATCATTTTGATGACACAACTAATTGTTTTCCTAGTATGCATGTTAGTGTTGCGACTTTGACATCTTTACATATATATACAAATTGTGGGCAGGGATTATTTGTTGCCATATTGGCATCTCTATTTTCAATTTTAATTGCAATTAGTACATTGTTCACTAAACAGCATTATATAATTGATATTCCTGCAGGAGTAATTTTGGGATATATTAGCTTTAAAATTTTTATTACATTAGCTAACAATTTTATTTAA